The window CACGTCCGATTGTGGAGCTGAGCGAGCCCGCGCCGGTCCAACAGAGTGAGCCCGAGGAGGAATCGCCCGCCTCCCCAGTTGCGGAATCGATTCGCAACCTGATGCCCACCTCGCTCGCGTCGGCAACCCTTCGCACTTCCTCCGATCCCGGCCGTGAACTCGACGACGCGCTGGGGGAATGGTTGACCGAAACACTCGCCGCACCCCCGGAAGAACCTGCCGTCGAAAATCCTCCACAACCACCGGCGGAACAGGTCGCGGCCAATTCGGCGTCCGTGGATGCACTGGCCGACGATACGGATACAGCTGCCGCAGAAAGAGGTTTGGTTCCAGGGGAGATGGACTCTGATTTTGCAGCGCGGCAGGGAGCCGCCAAGACTGAGGCGATCGAGGCGACCGGTGGCGATGCCAGCACCGAAGCCGCCGTCGCCGCAGCGCTGCGTTACTTGACCGAACACCAGCGTGCTAGCGGCGCGTGGGATCCGCTCTCTAGCGGTGCCGGCCGCGAGCGTGCGCCGCTCGGCTTGCAACGCGGTGGAGCCGGAAAGCGAGCCGAAACGGGGCTCACCGGCCTTGCCCTGCTCGCGTTACTCGGTGCAGGCAATACCCATCAATCCGGCGAATACACGGAGTCGGTGTATCGCGGCCTGGTCTACCTGCTTGGTCGACAACGCGATGATGGATCCCTAGCTGGAGACGCGTCGGTATACGCCGCCCACTACTGTCACGCCATGGCATCGCTGTCTCTGGCCGAAGCTGCCGTGATGACTCAAGACCCCGCTGCCATTGAAGCAACCCGCCGAGCAATCGCGTACTCCAAATCGACTCAGCATCCGATCACAGGCGGATGGCGGTACACCCGCGGCGATACCGGAGACCTCAGTCAGCTTGGCTGGCAAGCCTTGTTGATTGATGGCGCGCAGCGAGCGGGTGCACTCGATGATCAGGAGTCGATGCAACGCGGCGTGGAACGTTTTCTCACCACCGTGCGAAGTGGCCGAGCAGGTGGCTTGGCAAGCTACCGACCCGGCGAACGCACCACACCTACCATGACTGCCGAAGCTCTCGCCGTACGCCTGCTGCTGGGCGAACAGGTGTCAGAGGACGCGATCAGCGAGGCCGAAGCGGTGTTGCTGGCATCACTCCCAGGCCAACAGGTAGGACCTGACAACTATTATTTTTGGTATTACGCGTCACTCGCCTTGCACCAGCGTCAAGACGATGCATGGCAGACCTGGAACGCAGCGATGAAAAAGCGTTTACTGGCCACCCAGCGTAGCGACGGCAGCTGGCCGGACACGAGTTTATGGGGCGGTTACGGTGGCACTGTTTACACCACCGCGATGGCGACCTTGTGTTTGGAAACCTACTACCGACATGAACTCCGCCAGTAATCTCGGGCGGCGATTACGGGCGGCGCCCTCGGGTCCTTGATGTGGAAGCGGAGTCGGCGTCAACTCACATCGCGATTGCGACGCACCTGGGTGTTCAGGATGGCGACGCTCCATCGCTCACATGTAGAAATCCACTACTTGCCCCCGATCTATCCACCTCCGAACACGCCGTTCACGCATTCTGCACGAATCGTGCACGACCGCCGGTGGTCGGAACCCTGCCTGAAACGGTGCGTCATTTTGCTGTTATGATGGGACCCTTGCAGACTTCCATTTGAATTGATTCGATCTCAATGCAATCGCGGCGAAGAGGTCATCCGCTCCGGCAGTCGAACGAAGAACTATTTCAATCCATCCCACGGCCAAGTATCGCAGGCAACGACATGCAGCGTCGACAATTTTTAGCTCAATGCACCGCAGCCTCCCTAGCCGCTGCTATTGCCAATGCATTACCTGCTGGCAGCCCGCCACGCTCACCACGAATATTACTGCGATCGTCTTGGCAGTGCGTGAATATCGGCGATATCGCCCACACCCCTGGCGTCTTGGCCCTGTTGGAAAAGCACCTGCCTGACGCCACGGTGACACTCTGGGCGTCAGGTAACCTCACCGACG of the Allorhodopirellula heiligendammensis genome contains:
- a CDS encoding squalene--hopene cyclase — protein: MLLRRRKSSGRAAAIICLLVSIGLHGVQLVYVPRLSMFFSGGGPSDEQDVQKGSSQVSVAVFDPNLTSVDTAAEENAGDLPTDESTPSLTPLVLARPIVELSEPAPVQQSEPEEESPASPVAESIRNLMPTSLASATLRTSSDPGRELDDALGEWLTETLAAPPEEPAVENPPQPPAEQVAANSASVDALADDTDTAAAERGLVPGEMDSDFAARQGAAKTEAIEATGGDASTEAAVAAALRYLTEHQRASGAWDPLSSGAGRERAPLGLQRGGAGKRAETGLTGLALLALLGAGNTHQSGEYTESVYRGLVYLLGRQRDDGSLAGDASVYAAHYCHAMASLSLAEAAVMTQDPAAIEATRRAIAYSKSTQHPITGGWRYTRGDTGDLSQLGWQALLIDGAQRAGALDDQESMQRGVERFLTTVRSGRAGGLASYRPGERTTPTMTAEALAVRLLLGEQVSEDAISEAEAVLLASLPGQQVGPDNYYFWYYASLALHQRQDDAWQTWNAAMKKRLLATQRSDGSWPDTSLWGGYGGTVYTTAMATLCLETYYRHELRQ